The Phaeobacter sp. A36a-5a genomic interval GCACCTGCGCAGAGGCCGGTGCCATCGCCGCAATGGTTGCCGCAGGCGAGACGAAGCTTGAGGCGGCATATGTGATTGCCGATTGCCCGGCGCCAATCCCGCCCTGCGGCGGCTGCCGTCAGAAGCTGGCGGAGTTTGGCGCGCCCGAGGTCAAGGTGACACTTGCCACCACAGATGGGCTGGAGCGCGAAACCACGATTGGCGATCTGCTGCCCGGCGCCTTTGGCGCGGACCATATGGAACGGAGCTGAGCCATGGACGCACGCGCGATCATCGCCAGCCTGCGCCGGGGAGAGACACCCGGCGATGAAGACCTGCGCTGGTTTGCCGAAGGATTGGCCAATGGGGCCGTCTCGGATGCGCAGGCGGGTGCGTTTGCCATGGCGGTTTGTCTGCAGGGGCTTGGCGTCGATGCGCGGCGGGCCTTGACGCTGGCAATGCGTGATAGCGGTGACGTGCTGCGCTGGGATCTGGATGGGCCGGTGCTGGACAAACACTCTACCGGTGGGGTCGGCGATTGCGTGTCGCTGCTGCTGGCACCCGCGCTGGCGGAATGCGGTGCCTATGTGCCGATGATCTCCGGTCGGGGTCTGGGCCATACCGGCGGGACGCTCGACAAGATGGAAGCCATTCAGGGCGTCAGCACCCAAGTGTCCGAACAGGGGCTGCGCAGCATGATGCAAAGCGTAGGCTGCGCCATCGTCGGGGCGACCGCAGAGATCGCCCCGGCGGACAAGCGGCTATATGCGATCCGTGATGTCACCGCCACGGTGGATAGTCTGGACCTGATCACCGCCTCGATCCTGTCAAAGAAACTGGCGGCCAGCACCGATGCGCTGGTTCTGGATGTGAAAATCGGCTCCGGTGCCTTCATGAAAACGCTGGAGGAGGCCGAGGCGCTGGCCCGCAGTCTCACTGAGACGGCGAATGCGGCCGGTTGCAGGACCTCGGCGCTGATCACTGATATGAACCAGCCTTTGGCGCCCGCGCTGGGCAACGCGTTGGAGGTGGCGGAGGTGATGCGGGTGCTGACCGGTATCTGCGGCCAGACGGGCGCCTTGGCGGAGCTGACGGCGGAGCTGGGAGGTGTCTTGTTGGCACATGGCGGATTGGCGGCGCAGAGCCATGCCGGGGCGGATATGATCCGCAAGGCCATTGCCAGCGGGGCGGTTGCCGAACGTTTTGCCCGAATGGTCGCCGCGATGGGCGGCCCGACCGATTTCGCGGACCACTGGCACACAATTCTGCCGACGGCTCCGGTGGTACGCCCCATCACCGCAGATCGGGCGGGCCATGTTCACGCTATCAATGGCGAGGCGCTCGGCCTTGCGGTCGTGCGGCTGGGCGGCGGGCGGATGATCGAAAGCGACGTGATCGACCCCTCCGTCGGACTGGCGGAGCTGGCGCCGCTTGGACGCACGCTTTCAGTCGGCGACCTGATTGGTGTGATCCATGCCGCTGATGAAGACGCCGCTGATGCAGCCGAGGCCAGCCTGCGCGCAGCCTATCAGCTGTCTGATAGCGCGCCGGAGCGGCTGCCGCTGATCTACAAGAGGGTTTCCTAATGGCGCGTGCGTTTCTGGTGGTGATGGATTCCGTCGGTATCGGTGGTGCGCCAGATGCTGGTCAGTATTTCAATGGTGATCTGCCGGACATTGGCGCCAATACGCTGGCCCATATCGCCCAGGCCTGCGCTGCGGGCCGCGCCGAGGAGGGGCGCAGCGGTCCGCTGCAGGTGCCAAATCTGGATCGGCTCGGGTTGGGGGCTGCCGTGGCGCAGGCCTCGGCGGTGCCTTGCCCTGATCTGGGTGGGGCGGAGATTATCGGGCGCTGGGGTGTCGCCCGCGAGATCAGCCGGGGCAAGGATACCCCCTCTGGTCATTGGGAACTGGCGGGCCTGCCGGTGCCTTGGGATTGGTGCTATTTCCCGGATCAGACACCCGCGTTTCCGGATGATCTGGTGGCCCATGTCTGCGCGGCGGCCGGAACCGAGGCTCTACTTGGCAATTGCCATGCCTCGGGTACTGCGATCATTGCCGAACATGGCGCCGCGCATATGCAGTCGGGGCAGCCGATCTGTTATACCTCTGCCGATAGTGTCTTCCAGATTGCCGCCCATGAGGAGAGCTTTGGTCTTGACCGGTTGTTGGCGCTCTGCGAGGCGGTGGCCCCCTATCTGCACGCGATGAAGGTGGGGCGGGTGATTGCGCGGCCCTTTGTCGGGACGCCCGAGACCGGATTTCAGCGCACCACAAACCGGCGTGACTACGCCATCATGCCGCCTGAGCCGATCCTGACCAATTGGGTGCAGGATGCCGGTCGACCAGTGCACGCCATCGGCAAAATTGGTGATATTTTCTCTATGCAGGGGATTGATACGCTGAAGAAAGGCGATGACGCGAGGCTGATGCGGCATTTGCAGGCGGCTGTGGCTGAGGCCGAGGACGGCAGCCTGACCTTTGCCAATTTTGTCGAGTTTGACAGCCTCTACGGGCATCGTCGCGATATCTCGGGCTATGCGCGGGCGCTGGAATGGTTTGACCAAGAGATCGGCAAGCTGCTGCCGCAGCTGCGGGATGGCGACCTGCTGATCCTGACGGCCGATCATGGCAATGATCCGAGCTGGCCCGGCACCGATCACACCCGTGAACAGGTGCCGGTGCTGATGGCCGGCGCGGGGGCCGGACCGCTGGGCAATCTGGCATTCGCGGACATGGCAGCGACCGTGGCGGACCATCTGAAAATCCCTGCTCAGGGGCCGGGCCGGTCGGTGCTGACCTGATTGAAGCGGGCGGATGAGATGGCGGCCTCGGCAGCGTCTGCGCGCTGAACGGCGCCCGAATTTGCAGCGGTTGGAGACGATAGCCGACAAATCCGCCTTGCCTGTCCCACAGTGCAGGCACTAAGAGAGATTGAATTTTCCTGAAAGGAGCGCCCAATGTCCGATCATCTGACCGTTGTCGACCACCCGCTGGTGCAGCACAAGCTCACCCTGATGCGCGACAAGGGCACCTCTACCGCCGGTTTCCGCCGCCTGCTGCGCGAGATTACCCAGCTGTTGGCCTATGAGATCACCCGCGAGATGCCGCTGACCACCACCACCATCGACACTCCGATGGAGGAAATGGAGGCACCCATCCTTGCGGGTAAGAAACTGGCGCTGGTGTCGATCCTGCGGGCGGGCAACGGGATGCTGGACGGCGTGCTGGAACTGATCCCCTCGGCACGGGTCGGCTTTGTCGGTCTCTACCGGGATGAGGAAACCCTGCAGCCAGTGCAATATTACTTCAAGGCACCCGAGGGGCTGAAGGACCGGTTGGTCATTGCGGTAGATCCGATGCTGGCAACCGGCAACAGTTCGGCCGCGGCCATCGACCTGCTGAAAGAGGCCGGAGCAAATGACATCCGTTTCCTCTGCCTGCTGGCCTCGCCCGAGGGGGTGGAGCTGATGAAGGAGAAGCATCCGGATGTGCCGATCGTGACGGCCTCGTTGGACCGGCAGCTGAACGAGAAGGGGTATATCCTGCCCGGGCTCGGCGATGCGGGTGATCGGATGTTCGGCACCAAATAAGCCTGCGGCCAGCGTGCAGCTCTTGGGGCGGCATGGACACAAGGCACGGCCACGAAGCCAAGGGCGTCTGGCAACAGGCGCCTTTTCCATGTCCGTCGGCTGACACACCCGGGCGCGGGGAGGGTAACGGCAGCGATGTCTCTGGGATCTTTCGTGAAATCGGGGAAACCCTGCTTTACTCAGATTCGCTTTTCGGGCATCCTGCGGCCATATGTTGTGGGGCTCTCGGATGACGCTTACTAGAATTATTGCAAGTGCTTTGATCGCGGCGGCCTGCTTCGGCACAGCAGAGGCGCAGTCGATCCGCCCCACCGAACCGCCGGCAGAATTTCCGCCCGCCTCCTTTGCAGGCAAGCAATATGTCGACAGTCGCGGCTGTGTTTTCATTCGGGCGGGGATCGACGGCAATGTCACCTGGGTGCCGAGGGTAACCCGCAGCCGCAAACAGCTCTGCGGCTTCCAGCCCACTGAGCTTGCTGCGGCCCCCAGTTCGCCGAGAGCCACTTCGGCTCCGGCGCCGGAGCTGATCACCCTGCCGGAGGGGCAGCGAGCGAATAATCTGGAAGGCGCCGTAACAGCAACTACAGAGCCGGTTGCAGCAGCGCGCGCGCCGCAGACCGTCACCACCACCAAGCCGCAGCGCAGTGCCGTGCGACAGGCAAAGCCGCTTCGGGTTGGCACATCAACGGCGAAGCTGCCGCGCCGACAGCCACTGGATGATGCCTATCGTCCGCCCGTCAGCACCGTAACCACGGCCAGTTCGGCGCCGGGCTTTGGCCGCTGTCCCGGCGCGTCTGCCCTGAGCCAGCAATATATCAACCAGACGGGCAATGTGCGATGCGGGCCGCAGGGGGGCAGCAGCCGCCTGTCCTCGGTTCTGGATCCCAACACCCGCGTTGTTCCCAAGCATGTCTATCAGGAGCGCAGCCTGAGCCGAGGACTGGTAGTGCCGCAGGGGTATCGCCGCGCATGGGAGGATGACCGTCTTAATCCGCGCCGGG includes:
- a CDS encoding thymidine phosphorylase, whose translation is MDARAIIASLRRGETPGDEDLRWFAEGLANGAVSDAQAGAFAMAVCLQGLGVDARRALTLAMRDSGDVLRWDLDGPVLDKHSTGGVGDCVSLLLAPALAECGAYVPMISGRGLGHTGGTLDKMEAIQGVSTQVSEQGLRSMMQSVGCAIVGATAEIAPADKRLYAIRDVTATVDSLDLITASILSKKLAASTDALVLDVKIGSGAFMKTLEEAEALARSLTETANAAGCRTSALITDMNQPLAPALGNALEVAEVMRVLTGICGQTGALAELTAELGGVLLAHGGLAAQSHAGADMIRKAIASGAVAERFARMVAAMGGPTDFADHWHTILPTAPVVRPITADRAGHVHAINGEALGLAVVRLGGGRMIESDVIDPSVGLAELAPLGRTLSVGDLIGVIHAADEDAADAAEASLRAAYQLSDSAPERLPLIYKRVS
- a CDS encoding phosphopentomutase, whose amino-acid sequence is MARAFLVVMDSVGIGGAPDAGQYFNGDLPDIGANTLAHIAQACAAGRAEEGRSGPLQVPNLDRLGLGAAVAQASAVPCPDLGGAEIIGRWGVAREISRGKDTPSGHWELAGLPVPWDWCYFPDQTPAFPDDLVAHVCAAAGTEALLGNCHASGTAIIAEHGAAHMQSGQPICYTSADSVFQIAAHEESFGLDRLLALCEAVAPYLHAMKVGRVIARPFVGTPETGFQRTTNRRDYAIMPPEPILTNWVQDAGRPVHAIGKIGDIFSMQGIDTLKKGDDARLMRHLQAAVAEAEDGSLTFANFVEFDSLYGHRRDISGYARALEWFDQEIGKLLPQLRDGDLLILTADHGNDPSWPGTDHTREQVPVLMAGAGAGPLGNLAFADMAATVADHLKIPAQGPGRSVLT
- a CDS encoding SPOR domain-containing protein, encoding MTLTRIIASALIAAACFGTAEAQSIRPTEPPAEFPPASFAGKQYVDSRGCVFIRAGIDGNVTWVPRVTRSRKQLCGFQPTELAAAPSSPRATSAPAPELITLPEGQRANNLEGAVTATTEPVAAARAPQTVTTTKPQRSAVRQAKPLRVGTSTAKLPRRQPLDDAYRPPVSTVTTASSAPGFGRCPGASALSQQYINQTGNVRCGPQGGSSRLSSVLDPNTRVVPKHVYQERSLSRGLVVPQGYRRAWEDDRLNPRRAEMSLGGVLAAANDGVPAGYVRVIHQDRYNPNRGPQTGAIWTRTVPREGIRRPVDRPVVKLSQRQLAGDASTSVGTDEETLVTRLSTRSAPSGDATSARAASASMAKPQSSPATRYVRAATLADVSQADAVAQRLRQKGLPVRLGRVNRNGQSLQVVLAGPFVGEAAQAALSTVRAAGFSGARLSK
- the upp gene encoding uracil phosphoribosyltransferase, which gives rise to MSDHLTVVDHPLVQHKLTLMRDKGTSTAGFRRLLREITQLLAYEITREMPLTTTTIDTPMEEMEAPILAGKKLALVSILRAGNGMLDGVLELIPSARVGFVGLYRDEETLQPVQYYFKAPEGLKDRLVIAVDPMLATGNSSAAAIDLLKEAGANDIRFLCLLASPEGVELMKEKHPDVPIVTASLDRQLNEKGYILPGLGDAGDRMFGTK
- a CDS encoding cytidine deaminase; this translates as MSLKDAATAVRENAHAPYSNFKVGAAIRAASGTVYVGCNVENVAYPEGTCAEAGAIAAMVAAGETKLEAAYVIADCPAPIPPCGGCRQKLAEFGAPEVKVTLATTDGLERETTIGDLLPGAFGADHMERS